A region of the Montipora foliosa isolate CH-2021 chromosome 8, ASM3666993v2, whole genome shotgun sequence genome:
CAAGTCCCCACCCGACCCCACCCATTTAGAACTTGAACTTAGACATGGGCATGCCCAGGTTAATAGAAGCTGGTATAACTGAAAACCTTCTTCCCCTTAACAAAGGATAAAGAATGCAAATAATTGTATTTCAATAGCAGAAAGGAGGTTGCCATGAGCAACATGTTACAAAGCTCATTCACACTATTTGCGACTTGcactccccccctcccccaataaTTGTATGAGGAAACCCTCTAAGGATGGCGGAAATCCGGCGGACCTCCTCAGAAATCAGAAGGATTGATAATTTGTCGATATCTCAGAACGACTAACGAGGGGTGACTGTCGTCGTCTTTGAAGAGAAATTCTGAAACCTCAGTGGGAAAAAATCACCAACCTCAAAACATAGGGAAAGAAGAGTCCTTTGGAAACTGGGGTGattaaaattgaactggtttaaatTGTATCCGtgaagaaaattatttacaagagTTGAACTTTTTTCTTCAGTTCCCAATATTTACAACGCATTCTTCGAAAAATATACCTAGGCATTCAAAGACTTGAAAGCCTGCAACATAGCAGTAAAAGCTAAAAAAGGgttgttatttttagattcgATTAGCGAAAGCACGCTCAATATGATCGTAAAGCGTGGTTACACTAGAACGGATCAAGGTGCAAGTAAGCAAggtcaaggaaacaaaaattcGTCTGTTCGATATACACATAGTTTGATGCATCAAACGAGGCAAAAATTAAAGCAGGGATTCGTTTATTTTAAGGTTGAGAGGATAAAGCGAAGACTTTAATTTCCCCGCAAAATGGTCATAACTCCACAAGAATGAGAAGAAAGCTGTTACGAGACCGGCTAACCTTAGCCGAATGGGCATATAATGTCTACAGCGCACTAAATGCATCTTTGTTCtcaaaattaaggattaatatcactcgGGGTCCCAAAAGTCAAAGAAATAGCCGAAGTCTATACCAGCTATACATTTTAAACAGTTTCTTTGACCCCAAATCCCCCCCCCGTCCTGATTACGTTCAGCGTTGCCGTGCGGTTAATAATTATTTGATTCAAAGGCGCATGGCCAGGCAAATGTGACATTAAATGATCCACGAGCAAAGCATTGTATtacatttcttttccagataCGGCACAGCTATTCACGACCCTTCACTCCAATAAATCGGTATAAGCGCTATTGAGTAGATGGTTAGGGTCTACTGTAGCTAAtgtttgtgtccattgttttcttccACCAGTTCCGTAAGCCACTGAAATAGCAGCATTCTCACACGAGTCTTCAGCATTCTGCGTGTACCTGAAAGAGTACACAGGCCTAACCAAATTTCTCAGCTATTTGAGGGAAGTGGCACTTGTTCGAGGACGGAGCTCAGTAATACGATTGAGACATTTCAGATGAATTTGGGATAAATTTATCAGCGAATATGATCAATGCACATATATTTCACCCAACGAGATTAGTAGAGACAAGTAACTTTCCTGGTAAAGTGATCAGAAGCATGCTTATTCCATGCATGACATAAATTCACATTCTCAttgtttcttcttcttcctttgcTTCTTTAGTCATTTTGGGTTGTCGTGTAACTTGAGCTTGTGACTCTCTCGCGTGAAGGTACAGTGTAACCGTTGTCGTTTCTTCATTAAGACCCCTTTGCTCACCCTCTTCTAAGCTTTGCTTACTGCCTTAAGGTAGTCAACCAGTTTGGGGCAGCAATAGATCTTTTGCCTTCATCACACCCTGTTATTCAGATTTTAATTCAGTGACCTCCTGCGATCTGGGTGGAAACATCCCATGTGGTGTAAGGCTTTTTACTTGCGGTGAATAATCAGCTGATGGGTGCTTGCTCCACCACCTTTGAGATGCTTCAATATCACAATGGGTCTTCCCTCTGTTGTTCCTCAAGTTAATATTGCATCCGAATTCATTTAACAATTGTGAAATCCGTAACGAGAAAGAGATGACGAGGCGTATTCCAGAACTAGTCTTGGATATTCACATCTGCTTTGTGCTCAAGCAATAGCTTAATGAGAGATACGTCCTTTTGCATAATTACTTTACATTTGTATGAAGAGGGGTTTCTCCCTTTCCGTCTCGGATATTGACATCggccttgttttcaagcaatagcttgacaAGAGGTACGTCCTTTTAGGATATAAAGTATAGAGTTTATTAGAAATAATTTACATTGCAGCCAAAAAGCTGAGTTCCGTAAATAATAGCAACTCTGAATAAATTTtactataaaaaaaatatgaccTAACATGTAATAAGATAGGATATACTTCTAAACATGTGATAAAACATGTGATAAAAACCTATATTATAGACTAATAAAAATATCTATATTAAAGGTGAGACTTACTCATAGCCGGTATAAAAAGTATTCTTAAACCTGTTGGTACTTATATGAGGTAGCGCAAAATTGCGCTCGTGTCTTGGATTGTACTCATGCATGTTCCTCCGAGGCAGTAAATGATGCAACTTATTTGATGGATTTGCAAtgatataattaatttttttttttacagagtTCAGTTCTTCTATCATATAAGAAACTCATGTTAAATAGCTCTAGATTCTTGTTTTAACTGTTTCCAGGTGAAATAAATGAGAGCGCCCTCTTTTGTACATGTTCAAAATCATTAGATAGATATTCTGGAATAGTGTTGTGGAACAAGGGCTAACAATACCCTAGTACAGGCCTTATACAAGTAGAATAAAATCTAATTATATTTGATGATGATACTTAAGCCCGTCGTAATAGTACTAGAAAATAAAGGCGTTTATTTGCCTTTGTAATACTGTTGTTAATATGATTGTTCAATTGGAGTGTGCTTGAAATAGTGACACCTAATATTTTAGCGTATTCTTCTAGACAAAGTTCTTTTGTATTAATTACAATAGGGTCAAATTCACTTCTAGCGACTTTGAAGTCTGTAATTAATTTCTTACACTTCTCAGCATTCAACTGTAGTTTGTTCGTTGTTGACCAACGTTCTACTTCAGCAATAGCTTCCCGAGCATTACTGATAGTCCCCTTTGAGACTATTTCTGCCAGTGTCGTATCGTCGGAAACGCTTGGAGGGTTTAGGTCATTTATTATTAAAGTAAATAACCATGGTCCAAGTTTTGTGCCTTGGGGAACACCTGAAGGAACCTTTCCCCACTCTGAGAAACAGTCCCTTGATAGCTTGATCCGTTGCTCTCTATATATTGATAAGAAAATCGCACGTCCAGCGAGCTACCCCTCGTGGGCTACGTAGACTGTAGATTTTCGGAATAAGGATGCCGTGATCTATCAGATCGAAGGCTTTCCAATAGTCCAATAATACTATTCTTACGGCAGCACCGGTTGAATCTGTGGCCAATGACCACTTGGGAATCATGGAAATTAGAGTTTGAGTTGTAAAGGATTTAGGTATGGTACCAAACTGGTTTGGATCCACGATCTCTAAGATAGCTGAGACAACGTACCTGCGCACAACAAAATCCTCAGCCATTTTAGGCATAGTGGCTGTTAGTGAGATAGGTCTGATTTTTTTACTCACAACGGGCACTAGTCTCTCTTTGGGCAATGGAGTAACGTTACCTTGCTTCCAGATGGGTGGAAGTTCTTGTTCAAGATATGAACTATTCAGAATAATGCGCACAGGCCTGACTACTTTATGAACAGGTGCTTCTCCCTTCTCGTCTTgaaagacaacaaaaacaacaacaacaacaattcttTATTACCCTTGATATTACAATTATTTACATCAAATGAGAATAGTGGACAAAAAAATAGAAGGGTACTGCAACCTAAAATGGGTTAAAAATGCTAGGTTGTCAGTAGACAAATTCACTTTGCTAAAATAGGTCGGGGTTATGCATAGTtcacacacacacgcacacacgGACCCACCTGCCTGGTTGCACACATTTAAATTATAAATGCATTAAATACACATAGATATGTAGATATAAAAAATATTGATATAACCATTATACGAAAGAGAAAAGAGCAATACCACACTAGTGATCAATTGGTACGAGAAGTCATTATTAACCAAAGGTGAAAAAATTGGCTAGTACTTTTGAAAGTTACTCTTTAGGTTTAGTTAAATGATGAGATTGATGAAACCTTTATATCCTCATCAATAGCATTCCAGATTGTAGGGCCTTGAAATCGAATATTAAATTTACCATAATTTGTCCTAATTAACTTTGGGGAGATAGTAAGACTGCTTTGCAGATAGATAAAGTTCACAGTTACAATACTAGACTAAGATAGTAAAGAACGACCGGAACTTAGATGGTAAAAGTTGATTGTGAAGTTGTACATGAAAATGGCAATATGAAAAGtcacaagataaaaaaaattgattacCTTTAATGACTTAAATAACTGCCTAGAATCTAGGAGAAACATCGGATTTAAAGTAGAATCAAGTAAGCAATTAAGCCATAAACCAAAAAAGGACAAACTGAACTGTAATATGtacttgtgtgggcccatttccataagtaggactaacgctcacatggttaatatggggtacaaaactggcacttcacattacattctaatcagttaagtctgttgaaatataagtgctacacggccaacgtttataaaaacgtaacccctctttgtacttgtacatgttcattgctgtgactttaacatcttcagttcccatggcctgctcccgtctgaccttgtagctcagtcggtagagcagcggtgatctaacctgaaggtcgtgggttcaattcccaccaaATCTTTAGCTATACCTCGCCTTTGTGTGTGACTGTTTTATTGAGACTGCTCTgtgggaggcagtgtggccgagtggttagggcccgtgccttgagatccggagatcccgggttcaagaccgcATTCTAAcaactcattgaatttgtttcaggtaatccctggttcaatttcctggcgCAATTGTAaagtagccaactggtttgcctcccgccagttgagaatcttaacaattgtatattcaatgctcggagatattacaaagtgattatttattttatattttattgaGAGGTGTTTCTCCCTTTCGGTCCTAAATATTAACGTCCGTCTTGCTTTCAAGTAGTAGCTTGACAAGTGGTACGTCCTTCTGCGTTCGCGTCTGCCTTGTTGTCAAGCAATAGGTTGACGAGAGGAACGTCCTTTTGCgtgactgctttatgaagagggGTTTCTCCCTTCAAGTCTGGATTTTAACAAGAGCTCTAGCCTGTCTGATTGCCATTTATTTgctgttttcaagcaatagcttgatcAGAGGTCCGTCCCCCTGCGTGATTGCTATCTGAAGAGGGGTTTCTCCCACCCAGTCTCTAATATTCCCatccgccttgttttcaagcaatagcttgatGATGGATACGTCCTTCTGTATGACTGCATTATGAAAAGGTGTTTCTCCCAACAGGTTTTGAATATTTGCgtccgccttgttttcaagcaatagcttgacaAGAGGTTCGTTTTTCTGTGTGACCGCTTTATTGAGAGGTGTTTCTCCCTTCCGGTCCTTAATATTCACGTCTGTCTTGTTTTCAAGCAGTAGCTTGACGAGTGGTACTTTCTTCTGCGcgactgctttatgaagagcTGTTTCTTTCTCCCAGTCTTGAATATTTGCatccgccttgttttcaagcaatagcttgaccAGAGGTACGTCCTTCTGCGTTGTTGCTTTATGAAGAGGAGTTTCTCCAACCCAGTCTTGAATATTTGCatccgccttgttttcaagcaatagcttgaccAGAGGTACATCCTTCTGCCTGACTGCTTTATGAAGGGGGGTTTCTTTCTTGTTGCCTTGAATATTTGCGTctgccttgttttcaagcaatagcttgacaAGAGGTTCGTCTTTCTGTGTGACTGCTTTATTGAGAGGTGTTTCCCCCTTCCGGTCCTTAATTTTCACgtccgccttgttttcaagcagTAGCTTGACGAGTGGTACTTTCTTCTGCGcgactgctttatgaagagcTGTTTCTTTCTCCCAGTCTTGAATATTTGCatccgccttgttttcaagcaatagcttgaccAGAGGTACGTCCTTCTGCGTTGTTGCTTTATGAAGAGGAGTTTCTCCAACCCAGTCTTGAATATTTGCatccgccttgttttcaagcaatagcttgatcAGAGGTACATCCTTCTGCCTGACTGCTTTATGAAGGGGGGTTTCTTTCTTGTTGCCTTGAATATTTGCGTctgccttgttttcaagcaatagcttgacaAGAGGTTCGTCTTTCTGTGTGACTGCTTTAAGTAGAGGTGTTTCTCCCTCCTTGTCTTCAATATTTGCatccgccttgttttcaagcaatagcttgacgagTGGTACTTCCTTCTGCGcgactgctttatgaagagcTGTTTCTTTCTCCCAGTCTTGAATATTCGCatccgccttgttttcaagcaatagcttgaccAGAGCTACGTCCTTCTGTCTGACTGCTTTATGAAGGGGGGTTTCTACCTTGTTGCCTTGAAAATTCGCatccgccttgttttcaagcaatagcaTGACGATAGGTATGTTCCTTTGCATGACTGCACTATAAAGAGGTATTTCTCCGAACAGGCTTTGAATATTTGGgtccgccttgttttcaagcaatagcttgacaAGAGGTTCGTCTTTCTGTGTGACTGCTTTATTGAGAGGTGTTTCCCCCTTCCGGTCCTTAATATTCACatccgccttgttttcaagcaatagctcGATGAGAGGTCCGTTCCTCTGTGcgactgctttatgaagagggGTCTCTCCCTCCCCGTCTTGAATATTGGCATCCGCCTtattttcaagcaatagctcGACCAGAGGTACGTTCGTCTGTGTGACTGCTTTATTGAGAAGTGTTTCTCCCTTCCGGTCCTTAATATTCACGTCCGTCTTGCTctcaagcaatagcttgacgagaGTTACATCACTCATCGTGACTGCTTTTTGTAGAGGTCTTTCTCCCCAATAATTTTGAATATTCGCatccgccttgttttcaagcaatagcttgacgagaGGTACGTTCTTCCGCCTGACTGCTTTATAAAGAGGTGTTTCCCCCAACTGATACTTAATGTTCGCATCAGCACTATGCTCCAAAAGCACTCTAGCCACCATGTAATTATTGCTAGAAGCTGCAAAACCCAAAGGTCCCCCTTTACCTGGGGCTGTTTGAGCATTTACGTCTGCACCAAGATCAATCAGGGTCTTGATTAACACACCAGAGGACATCGGACTCGCCCACAGCAATGGTGTGATGTTGCTCTTGGCAGCGACATTGACATCCACACCATTATTCAAAACGAGCTCAATCACCTTCTCCACATCGCCGCTCTTGGCGCACGAGTGCAGCTCATTTAGTGTTTCGTCAATCTCAACCAATCTTCGGTACAGTCCTTTAATAGCAGCATGACCAGGTTTTCTCCAATAAACGGCTGATAGAATATCAACTGCTGATTTGCCACGGCAAATGGACGCGTTAGTACTTATTGTTTCGCATTCCATTTGCTCCACAAAGTTCTCTAGAAGGGTACTTGCTTTGTAAACACTGTCATAGTCTCCTTCTAAGACAACTGCTTGAAGTACATTAAATCCCGAATGGCTGTCCGTACGCAAAAAAGCCCTCTTTGCCAATGTCTTAAGACTCAGCTGCAACAAAATGTGTTTTAAAAAATCGAttaacttggttacgacagtACTACCTCACGGATAACAGCACCCACACAAGCCTGCCtctgcctccccccccccccccacacacacacacccccTCTTTCTTCTTTGGGACAACCATTCTCCATTTCATGGTTTGAATTTAGTTGAAACATTAGTTTAAGACGGGAAGTTTGTTATCTTTAAGTGATGTATTTACATTCAGCGGAACTAAACTCTAAGCGGCAGTGACATAGAACGCAAAGATTTTCTTATTGGTAGATAAGGAATGTTTGCCCCCTTGGTACATACTCCTGTTGTTGTAGCATACGTCACACACATCACACTACTTTATTCAAACACGGGGGTTTTGAACGTGTTACAGTTCTAGCATCCAATTAATGCTCATGCATGTACCAAATTAACGTAGGACTGTTTTACTCATCTCAGCTCTCGACCTTTCAAAAGTTTATCTTTACCAAGGCAATTCTGCTCATTAAagttaatttatattttaatcacctccccccccccccccccccctctcccacCAAGAGGTTGGTGCACCTGCATTTGGCTGGGGAGTACGTTCGCATTGGTTGTTGTGGTTTTTCGTATCAGGCGGCTGCACAATCTTTTTGTACGTGAGTTGCATTTATTTCGAAATCGATAGTGCGTACGGTAGTTTTGTATGCTATTAGCTTATAACGCCTGATAATAAAAATGGATCAGGGGAATACATAGGGCATTTATGGAATTTAGCTCATTTAATTCTCGTTACATATTGAAGCGTACTTGGCATTCCTTGCCCCACTCcacctccctcccccctcaaaaaaaagaaaacaaccgcAACAACAAGGATAAAGACATTAGATTACCGCGCAAAATTACGTTATTGCTTTGTTGTACAAAGTAATCCAAGATAACGGACAAATTATATTA
Encoded here:
- the LOC137967747 gene encoding serine/threonine-protein phosphatase 6 regulatory ankyrin repeat subunit C-like isoform X1, which translates into the protein MANRRNGSSWSLFGEGEVYRKKVDPFEAIYGVRKEEIKGIYQTKGMACSVYVKKDEKEVAHFVTWSGVTRDLLNKPAQVNCFSSQHFGTYTAPVDSNSTVETFGHFSFLPAGPIFASLSSKKFIVAFKPLEQEEDLKAYYFVGSEKLTLKLDTKTHKLVTFSEEDRQKLELSPSSVLGAPIIGKNKNISSHNSGRWCVVGVVGLSGEGELCPHFVTSEIFEQPGPTCSDAVQPPISQTPENSTNPPGGEAVDASGQPGPSDAVQPPISQTPENSTNPPGGEAVGASDIILKVTLRLARGGLWAAGVAFILTKYANDPETVIRLFNQFAFPAGVVLSLLIPGSLICILQVNDLYGLRTLWQNYKSGLLKKKLEYVLITEDLCKLARGDEIIMDVFLEERMYRDACLALNLNQAKGVDSSGSAKQEGAGQQLPAVTSGTDSGGIPKVHLQRPEKQLPAITSGSLHGHPSVHKQKINEDTDTSKTSGDELSLSEVGDTLIKLLISAPGLQKEQQKEVYKTLALQVQNFLKFHEHSTDDLQGVVALTEFIKNAYQVHLKSVSMGSLEVIVDCPTLKSLERLWNDYLSGHLNNVTERYLVTIEMKQQLGLETISLKTTIEEENYLTCKHVLLEMPGGLDSTCLSSQQGVLDQGASTSGMNITADYKKVKEQDTSWAMRMEKAKVSRSALHRASINGQYEEVNRHLKSGANVDERDQFSLTPLHLACWYGHESVVKLLLAHNADVNAVDRFQFTPLQKAERWNYRSIIQLLLDHDAKPSFQQPLSLKTLAKRAFLRTDSHSGFNVLQAVVLEGDYDSVYKASTLLENFVEQMECETISTNASICRGKSAVDILSAVYWRKPGHAAIKGLYRRLVEIDETLNELHSCAKSGDVEKVIELVLNNGVDVNVAAKSNITPLLWASPMSSGVLIKTLIDLGADVNAQTAPGKGGPLGFAASSNNYMVARVLLEHSADANIKYQLGETPLYKAVRRKNVPLVKLLLENKADANIQNYWGERPLQKAVTMSDVTLVKLLLESKTDVNIKDRKGETLLNKAVTQTNVPLVELLLENKADANIQDGEGETPLHKAVAQRNGPLIELLLENKADVNIKDRKGETPLNKAVTQKDEPLVKLLLENKADPNIQSLFGEIPLYSAVMQRNIPIVMLLLENKADANFQGNKVETPLHKAVRQKDVALVKLLLENKADANIQDWEKETALHKAVAQKEVPLVKLLLENKADANIEDKEGETPLLKAVTQKDEPLVKLLLENKADANIQGNKKETPLHKAVRQKDVPLIKLLLENKADANIQDWVGETPLHKATTQKDVPLVKLLLENKADANIQDWEKETALHKAVAQKKVPLVKLLLENKADVKIKDRKGETPLNKAVTQKDEPLVKLLLENKADANIQGNKKETPLHKAVRQKDVPLVKLLLENKADANIQDWVGETPLHKATTQKDVPLVKLLLENKADANIQDWEKETALHKAVAQKKVPLVKLLLENKTDVNIKDRKGETPLNKAVTQKNEPLVKLLLENKADANIQNLLGETPFHNAVIQKDVSIIKLLLENKADGNIRDWVGETPLQIAITQGDGPLIKLLLENSK
- the LOC137967747 gene encoding serine/threonine-protein phosphatase 6 regulatory ankyrin repeat subunit C-like isoform X2, whose amino-acid sequence is MANRRNGSSWSLFGEGEVYRKKVDPFEAIYGVRKEEIKGIYQTKGMACSVYVKKDEKEVAHFVTWSGVTRDLLNKPAQVNCFSSQHFGTYTAPVDSNSTVETFGHFSFLPAGPIFASLSSKKFIVAFKPLEQEEDLKAYYFVGSEKLTLKLDTKTHKLVTFSEEDRQKLELSPSSVLGAPIIGKNKNISSHNSGRWCVVGVVGLSGEGELCPHFVTSEIFEQPGPTCSDAVQPPISQTPENSTNPPGGEAVDASGQPGPSDAVQPPISQTPENSTNPPGGEAVGASDIILKVTLRLARGGLWAAGVAFILTKYANDPETVIRLFNQFAFPAGVVLSLLIPGSLICILQVNDLYGLRTLWQNYKSGLLKKKLEYVLITEDLCKLARGDEIIMDVFLEERMYRDACLALNLNQAKGTDSGGIPKVHLQRPEKQLPAITSGSLHGHPSVHKQKINEDTDTSKTSGDELSLSEVGDTLIKLLISAPGLQKEQQKEVYKTLALQVQNFLKFHEHSTDDLQGVVALTEFIKNAYQVHLKSVSMGSLEVIVDCPTLKSLERLWNDYLSGHLNNVTERYLVTIEMKQQLGLETISLKTTIEEENYLTCKHVLLEMPGGLDSTCLSSQQGVLDQGASTSGMNITADYKKVKEQDTSWAMRMEKAKVSRSALHRASINGQYEEVNRHLKSGANVDERDQFSLTPLHLACWYGHESVVKLLLAHNADVNAVDRFQFTPLQKAERWNYRSIIQLLLDHDAKPSFQQPLSLKTLAKRAFLRTDSHSGFNVLQAVVLEGDYDSVYKASTLLENFVEQMECETISTNASICRGKSAVDILSAVYWRKPGHAAIKGLYRRLVEIDETLNELHSCAKSGDVEKVIELVLNNGVDVNVAAKSNITPLLWASPMSSGVLIKTLIDLGADVNAQTAPGKGGPLGFAASSNNYMVARVLLEHSADANIKYQLGETPLYKAVRRKNVPLVKLLLENKADANIQNYWGERPLQKAVTMSDVTLVKLLLESKTDVNIKDRKGETLLNKAVTQTNVPLVELLLENKADANIQDGEGETPLHKAVAQRNGPLIELLLENKADVNIKDRKGETPLNKAVTQKDEPLVKLLLENKADPNIQSLFGEIPLYSAVMQRNIPIVMLLLENKADANFQGNKVETPLHKAVRQKDVALVKLLLENKADANIQDWEKETALHKAVAQKEVPLVKLLLENKADANIEDKEGETPLLKAVTQKDEPLVKLLLENKADANIQGNKKETPLHKAVRQKDVPLIKLLLENKADANIQDWVGETPLHKATTQKDVPLVKLLLENKADANIQDWEKETALHKAVAQKKVPLVKLLLENKADVKIKDRKGETPLNKAVTQKDEPLVKLLLENKADANIQGNKKETPLHKAVRQKDVPLVKLLLENKADANIQDWVGETPLHKATTQKDVPLVKLLLENKADANIQDWEKETALHKAVAQKKVPLVKLLLENKTDVNIKDRKGETPLNKAVTQKNEPLVKLLLENKADANIQNLLGETPFHNAVIQKDVSIIKLLLENKADGNIRDWVGETPLQIAITQGDGPLIKLLLENSK